Proteins from a genomic interval of Ptychodera flava strain L36383 chromosome 7, AS_Pfla_20210202, whole genome shotgun sequence:
- the LOC139136986 gene encoding YEATS domain-containing protein 4-like, whose protein sequence is MAALMQKYKMAEFGPDSGGRVKGISIIKPIVFGNIARYFGKKREEDGHTHQWTVYLKPFRNEDMSVYVKKIQFKLHESYTNPLRVLTKPPYEVTETGWGEFEVVIKIFFNDPNERPVTVYHLLKLFQSETNLMLGKKNVVSEQYDELIFQDPTQMMQQLLTNTRQLTLGPHKHETDFEEQERKTLVSIQSAKKKIRFEIAELNERLKQSKEAIQKFKEEIKRLEDQEHEKDEMVT, encoded by the exons ATGGCTGCCCTTATgcagaaatacaaaatggcgGAATTCGGCCCAGACTCAGGCGGCAGAGTAAAG GGTATCTCCATAATTAAACCGATTGTGTTCGGTAACATCGCAAGGTATTTTGGTAAGAAGAGAGAAGAAGATGGACACACTCATCAGTGGACTGTTTACTTGAAACCTTTTAGAAACGAG GACATGTCAGTGTATGTGAAAAAGATTCAATTTAAACTTCATGAAAGCTACACAAACCCTCTAAGAG TGCTCACAAAACCACCCTATGAGGTTACAGAAACGGGCTGGGGTGAATTTGAAGTGGTcattaaaatcttcttcaatgATCCAAATGAGAGGCCG GTTACAGTGTATCATCTTCTGAAACTCTTTCAATCAGAGACAAATCTTATGCTTGGAAAGAAAAATGTAGTATCAGAACAGTATGATGAATTG ATATTTCAAGACCCAACACAGATGATGCAGCAACTTCTGACAAACACAAGACAGCTGACGCTGGGACCGCACAAACACGAAACAGACT TTGAAGAACAAGAACGCAAAACCCTGGTTTCCATCCAGTCGGCCAAGAAAAAGATCCGCTTTGAAATTGCTGAACTCAATGAGAGACTCAAACAGAGTAAAGAGGCCATCCAGAAATTCAAAGAGGAAATCAAACGACTTGAGGACCAGGAACATGAAAAGGATGAAATGGTGACATAG